One stretch of Paramormyrops kingsleyae isolate MSU_618 chromosome 4, PKINGS_0.4, whole genome shotgun sequence DNA includes these proteins:
- the LOC111837217 gene encoding E3 ubiquitin-protein ligase TRIM16-like has translation MAEASAAMDENEFSCPICLDLLKDPVGINCGHSYCMSCIKSFWDLEDHAGVYSCPQCRQTFTSRPVLGRNTILAEIVEKLKKTGLQAATPADHYAGPGDVECDICTGRKHKAVKSCLVCLASYCETDLQLHNKLHHAKQHMLIHATSHLKEKVCFNQDKALEIYCHTDQQCICYPCLMDEHRGHDTVSAAAGWAEKQKQMRKTQREFQQRIQMREKELQELRKAVGSITRSAQSAVEDSVRIFTEMIRSIERRRSEVTQLIRDQEKAAVSQAEGDMERLKQEIDELKRRHSELEQLSHTDDHIHFLQRCRVLLVSPEASFGSRISVDPRCSFENVKKVVSELRDQLGNVCKKKMTEINHTVTKDTVPPVIVSRTRAEFLQYSCRLTLDLNTANNNLHLSEGNRVVTWKEETQSYPDYQQRFDLRYQVLCTEGLTGCCYWEVEWSGPVVGIGVTYKGINRKGGSDDSRLGCNDKSWRLSCSTSSYSFWQNNVKSAVSGPPSPRIGVYLDHRAGTLSFYSVSDTVTLLHRVQATFTEPLYPAFLLWYSKAKLC, from the exons atggcagaagccagtGCTGCAATGGATGAGAATGAGTTCAGCTGTCCAATCTGTCTCGACctactgaaggatccagtggGTATTAactgtggacacagttactgtatgagctgcattaagagctTCTGGGATCTGGAGGATCATgctggagtttacagctgcccccagtgcagacagaccttcacATCCAGACCGgttctgggcagaaacaccatactggctgaaatagtggagaaactgaagaagactggactacaagcagctactcctgctgaccattatgctggacctggagatgtggagtgtgacatctgtactgggagaaaacacaaagctgtcaagtcctgcctggtgtgtctggcctccTACTGTGAAACTGACCTGCAGCTTCACAATAAACTCCACCATGCAAAACAACACATGCTCATTCATGCCACCAGCCATCTAAAGGAAAAGGTCTGTTTCAACCAAGACAAAGCCCTGGAGATCTACTGCCAtaccgaccagcagtgtatctgttatCCCTGTTTGATGgatgaacacagaggccatgatacagtctcagcCGCTGCAGGATGGGCGGAGAAACAG AAACAAATGCGCAAAACACAGagggaatttcagcagagaattcagatgagagagaaggagctgcaggagctgagaaaGGCTGTGGGCtcaatcaca agatcagcacagtcagcagtggaggacagTGTGAGAatcttcactgagatgatccgctccattgagagaagacgctctgaggtgacacagctgatcagagatcaggagaaggctgcagtgagtcaggctgaaggagacatggagagactgaagcaggagattgatgaactgaagaggagacactctgagctggagcagctttcacacacagatgatcacatccatttcctccag aggTGCCGGGTCCTTCTTGTCAGCCCTGAAGCTTCATTTGGATCCAGAATCTCTGTCGATCCACGCTGCTCTTTTGAGAACGTGAAGAAGGTGGTTTCTGAACTGAGGGATCAACTGGGGAAtgtttgcaaaaagaaaatgacaGAGATCAATCACAcag tTACCAAAGACACCGTCCCACCAGTAATAGTGtccaggaccagagcagaattcttacaat ATTCCTGTCGGCTCACTCTGGACCTCAACACAGCAAACAATAACCTCCATCTGTCTGAGGGGAACAGAGTGGTGACATGGAAGGAAGAGACACAGTCATATCCTGATTACCAGCAGAGGTTTGACTTACGCTACCAAGTGCTgtgtacagagggtctgactggATGCTGCTACTGGGAGGTTGAGTGGAGCGGGCCTGTGGTCGGTATAGGCGTCACATATAAAGGAATCAACAGGAAAGGAGGGAGTGATGACAGCAGGCTTGGATGCAATGACAAGTCCTGGCGTTTGTCCTGCTCAACCTCAAGTTACTCATTCTGGCAGAACAACGTGAAATCTGCAGTATctggccccccctcccccaggataGGAGTGTACCTGGATCACAGGGCAggaactctgtccttctacagcgTCTCTGACACAGTGACCCTCCTGCACAGGGTCCAGGCCACGTTCACTGAGCCACTCTATCCTGCGTTTTTACTTTGGTACAGTAAAGCCAAACTGTGCTAA
- the LOC111837218 gene encoding tripartite motif-containing protein 16-like: MAEASVAIDQNQFSCPICLDLLKYPVGINCGHSYCMSCIKSYWDQEDHAGVYSCPQCSQTFTPRPVLGRNTILAEMMVKLKETGLQAATPADQYAGDVECDVCTGRKHKAVKSCLVCLASYCEPDLQLHNKLHHAKHKLIDATSHLKEKVCSNHDKPLEVYCRTDQQCICYPCLMDEHRGHDTVSAAAGWAEKQKQMGKTQRKFQQRIQMREKELQELREAVGSFTSSAQSAVEDSERNFTKMIHSIKRRCSEVTKLIRDQEKAVVSQAEGDMERLKQEIDELKRRHSELEQLSHTEDHIHFLQMFRGLPLTPEAGIGPRITVSPRCNFEILKKVVSELKDQLENVCKKKMTQINHTVTKDTVLPVLVPRTRAEFLQYSCQLTLDPNTANNNLHLSEGNRVVTWKEETQSYLDHQERFDSLPQVLCTEGLTGRCYWEVEWSGNGVGIGVTYKGISRKGGSDASWLGYNYKSWRLCCSTSSYSFWHNNEETAVSGSPSPRIGVYLDHRAGTLSFYSVSDTVTLLHRVQATFTEPLYPGFQLWYRTAVKLC, encoded by the exons atggcagaagccagtGTTGCAATAGATCAGAACCAGTTCAGCTGTCCAATCTGTCTAGACCTACTGAAGTATCCAGTGGGTATTAactgtggacacagttactgtatgagctgcattaagagctactgggatcaggaggatcatgctggagtttacagctgcccccagtgcagccagaccttcacacccagaccggttctgggcagaaacaccataCTGGCTGAAATGATGGTGAAACTGAAGGagactggactacaagcagctactcctgctgaccagtatgctggagatgtggagtgtgacgtctgtactgggagaaaacacaaagctgtcaagtcctgcctggtgtgtctggcctccTACTGTGAACCTGACCTGCAACTTCACAATAAACTCCACCATGCAAAACACAAGTTGATTGATGCCACCAGCCATCTGAAGGAAAAGGTCTGTTCCAACcatgacaaacccctggaggtctactgccgtaccgaccagcagtgtatctgttatCCCTGTTTGATGgatgaacacagaggccatgatacagtctcagctgctgcaggatgGGCGGAGAAACAG AAACAAATGGGCAAAACACAGAGgaaatttcagcagagaattcagatgagagagaaggagctgcaggagctgagagaggctgtgggctcattcaca agcTCAGCACAGTCCGCAGTGGAGGACAGTGAGAGGAACTTCACCAAGATGATTCACTCAATTAAGAGAAGATGCTCTGAGGTGACAAAGCTGATCCgagatcaggagaaggctgtagtgagtcaggctgaaggagacatggagagactgaagcaggagatcgatgaactgaagaggagacactctgagctggagcagctttcacacacagaggatcacatccatttcctccag ATGTTCCGGGGTCTTCCTCTCACCCCGGAAGCTGGAATTGGACCCAGAATCACCGTTAGTCCACGCTGCAATTTTGAGATTTTGAAGAAGGTGGTTTCTGAACTGAaggatcaactggagaatgtttgcaaaaagaaaatgacaCAGATCAATCATAcag TTACCAAAGACACCGTCCTACCGGTATTAgtgcccaggaccagagcagaattcttacaat ATTCCTGTCAGCTCActctggaccccaacacagcaaacaataACCTCCATCTGTCTGAGGGGAACAGAGTGGTGACATGGAAGGAAGAGACACAGTCATATCTTGATCACCAGGAGAGGTTTGACTCACTCCCCCAAGTGCTgtgtacagagggtctgactggGCGCTGCTACTGGGAGGTTGAGTGGAGCGGGAATGGGGTCGGTATAGGCGTCACATATAAAGGGATCAGCAGGAAAGGAGGGAGTGATGCCAGCTGGCTTGGATACAATTACAAATCCTGGCgtttgtgctgctcaacctccAGTTACTCATTCTGGCACAATAACGAGGAAACTGCAGTATCtggctccccctcccccaggataGGAGTGTACCTGGATCACAGGGCAggaactctgtccttctacagcgTCTCTGACACAGTGACCCTCCTGCACAGGGTCCAGGCCACgttcactgagcccctctatccTGGGTTTCAGCTTTGGTACAGGACAGCTGTGAAACTGTGCTAA